Proteins from a genomic interval of Enterococcus faecium:
- the nrdF gene encoding class 1b ribonucleoside-diphosphate reductase subunit beta produces MSETYYEAINWNEIEDIIDKSTWEKLTEQFWLDTRIPLSNDLDDWRTLSQLEKDTVGHVFGGLTLLDTVQSESGMDQLRKDVRTPHEEAVLNNIQFMESVHAKSYSSIFSTLNTKKEIEEIFDWTNTNPYLQKKAERINEIYKHGTPLEKKIASVFLETFLFYSGFYTPLYYLGNNKLANVAEIIKLIIRDESVHGTYIGYKFQLGFNELPEAEQETLKDWMYNLLYELYENEERYTEELYDPIGWTEEVKTFLRYNANKALMNLGMDPLFPDTANDVNPIVMNGISTGTSNHDFFSQVGNGYLLGHVEAMKDDDYLIGLE; encoded by the coding sequence ATGTCAGAAACATATTATGAAGCAATAAACTGGAATGAAATTGAAGATATCATTGATAAATCCACTTGGGAGAAGCTGACAGAGCAATTTTGGCTAGATACACGTATCCCACTTTCAAATGACCTAGATGATTGGCGTACATTGTCTCAATTGGAAAAAGATACAGTAGGACATGTATTTGGCGGTTTGACACTGCTAGATACTGTCCAATCTGAAAGTGGCATGGATCAGTTGCGTAAAGATGTCCGCACTCCCCATGAAGAAGCCGTTTTGAACAATATTCAATTCATGGAATCCGTTCATGCCAAAAGTTATTCTTCTATTTTTAGTACACTGAATACGAAAAAAGAAATCGAAGAAATTTTTGACTGGACAAATACGAATCCTTATCTGCAAAAAAAAGCTGAGCGTATCAATGAAATCTACAAACACGGTACACCGCTAGAAAAGAAAATTGCCAGCGTCTTTTTAGAAACATTCTTGTTCTATTCAGGTTTTTATACTCCTCTTTATTATTTAGGAAACAACAAATTGGCTAACGTAGCAGAGATCATCAAACTAATCATCCGAGATGAATCTGTACATGGAACCTACATCGGTTACAAATTCCAATTAGGATTCAACGAGTTACCTGAAGCAGAACAAGAAACGTTAAAAGACTGGATGTACAATCTTCTTTATGAGCTTTACGAAAACGAAGAACGTTATACAGAAGAATTATACGATCCAATCGGCTGGACAGAAGAAGTCAAGACATTCCTACGCTATAATGCCAACAAAGCATTGATGAACCTAGGGATGGATCCACTCTTTCCAGATACTGCCAATGATGTCAACCCAATCGTAATGAACGGGATTTCAACAGGCACAAGCAACCATGACTTCTTCTCACAAGTCGGAAACGGCTATTTGTTAGGTCATGTAGAAGCGATGAAAGACGACGATTATTTGATTGGATTGGAATAA
- a CDS encoding AI-2E family transporter, producing MQSRFKQSKLFFWTVELVLTIIGVYFILQMPNIFSPILKMLSAVFLPLLVAGFIYYMFDPIVVFLEKHRIPRVFGFLLTFLVVIILVVLTVMNVVPQLMEQTIQLTQSLPMYADETSKWLNELAQREEFKNFNLEEQLASANLSLSNLFNIILVSLSASVSKIISFMMQFFILLFTVPFILLFMFKDGHKFIDALSHFFPKAIRKELRQTVKELNETLSAYISSTILDALIIGVMSFLAMRIFDQPYSLLLAVICGITNIIPYVGPFIGAVPAIIVGLFISPFQALYMALSILVIQQLDGNLIKPLLFGKSMNIHPLTIILVLIGAGSVAGILGMLICIPVYAVIKTIILNIRKIYLLRRMEHVSEKLDSPKVLEETSE from the coding sequence ATGCAATCACGTTTTAAACAATCAAAATTATTTTTCTGGACAGTGGAGCTAGTACTCACGATCATCGGCGTGTACTTTATTTTACAAATGCCGAATATTTTTAGTCCAATATTGAAAATGCTTTCGGCAGTTTTTTTACCATTGCTTGTTGCTGGTTTTATCTATTATATGTTCGATCCAATCGTTGTTTTTCTCGAAAAGCATCGGATCCCGAGAGTGTTCGGTTTTTTATTGACGTTTTTGGTCGTAATCATTTTAGTTGTTTTAACTGTCATGAATGTAGTGCCTCAGTTAATGGAACAGACAATTCAATTGACCCAGAGCTTGCCAATGTATGCAGATGAAACAAGCAAATGGTTAAATGAATTGGCGCAGCGGGAAGAGTTTAAAAATTTCAATTTGGAAGAACAATTAGCATCAGCAAATTTATCTCTTAGTAATTTGTTCAATATCATATTAGTCAGTTTATCTGCAAGTGTCTCAAAAATCATTTCATTTATGATGCAATTTTTTATTTTGTTATTTACCGTTCCATTTATTTTGCTATTTATGTTCAAGGATGGGCACAAATTTATTGATGCGTTGTCTCACTTCTTTCCGAAAGCGATTCGTAAAGAGTTACGCCAAACGGTAAAAGAATTAAACGAAACATTATCTGCCTATATCAGCAGTACGATCTTAGATGCTTTGATTATTGGTGTAATGAGCTTTTTGGCAATGAGAATATTCGATCAGCCTTATAGCTTGTTGCTTGCGGTCATTTGCGGAATCACGAATATTATCCCGTATGTCGGCCCTTTTATTGGAGCGGTACCAGCAATCATTGTCGGTTTGTTTATCTCTCCATTTCAAGCTTTGTATATGGCGTTGTCGATTTTAGTGATCCAACAATTAGATGGAAATTTGATCAAGCCGTTGTTATTTGGGAAATCAATGAATATCCATCCTTTGACGATCATCTTGGTATTGATTGGAGCAGGAAGTGTCGCAGGAATATTAGGCATGCTGATTTGCATACCTGTCTATGCAGTGATTAAGACGATAATATTAAATATCCGGAAAATCTATTTATTGAGAAGAATGGAACATGTTTCGGAAAAGTTAGACAGTCCAAAAGTGCTGGAAGAAACAAGTGAATAA